A genomic window from Pyxidicoccus trucidator includes:
- the recR gene encoding recombination mediator RecR — protein sequence MTPDPLNRLVAQLAKLPGIGEKTAQRLAFHILRAPGEYASDLSQAIREVKEKVHLCVRCFSLTDTETCGFCRDSRRDERVLCVVETYSDLMALERTREFKGRYHVLHGVLSPLEGVGPEQLRIKELLERLNDSRVEELIVATNPDVEGEATALYLTRLLKPMGLRVTRIAQGLPMGGDLEFADQATLAKALSARRDM from the coding sequence ATGACTCCCGACCCGCTGAATCGACTTGTCGCCCAGCTCGCGAAGCTGCCGGGCATTGGCGAGAAGACCGCCCAGCGCCTCGCGTTCCACATCCTGCGGGCGCCCGGCGAGTACGCCTCGGACCTGTCCCAGGCCATCCGTGAGGTGAAGGAGAAGGTGCACCTGTGCGTGCGCTGTTTCTCCCTCACCGACACGGAGACGTGTGGCTTCTGCCGGGACTCCCGCCGCGACGAGCGCGTGCTCTGCGTGGTGGAGACGTACTCCGACCTGATGGCGCTGGAGCGCACCCGCGAGTTCAAGGGCCGCTACCACGTCCTGCACGGCGTGCTGTCACCGCTGGAAGGCGTGGGCCCGGAGCAGCTCCGCATCAAGGAGTTGCTGGAGCGGCTCAACGACAGCCGGGTGGAGGAGCTCATCGTCGCCACCAACCCGGACGTCGAGGGCGAGGCCACCGCGCTCTACCTCACGCGCCTGCTCAAGCCCATGGGCCTGCGCGTCACCCGCATCGCCCAGGGCCTGCCCATGGGCGGAGACCTGGAGTTCGCGGACCAGGCCACGCTGGCGAAGGCGCTGTCCGCCCGCCGCGACATGTAG
- a CDS encoding DNA polymerase III subunit gamma/tau, with amino-acid sequence MAEAQRFAEPMRSGTAIPVMPPMAPTGPIMDDLPPSAARPLSFLRNGGGAGATAMAAASPSAVPAYAAEDLVPSGPLMDGLPPSAARPLSFLRKGGAAQPAAPAVPPQAPAGATPLSRTTEPAPTVRVTNVRKPEPSGPSEPSDYGEDDDSRYYPEEASPEGCASGECIPDAAESALDSVAATPVADTATVHAPAIFEPALGSVATASAALASAPASLPSESGPITAAPASLGSTPGSLAATPAALASAPVAGAAHAPTSGNGLPTAARAPASAPPAGAPRAFAPAPPAAPVTRAPVAPSAPDLEPEPEPEPAAAPAPVARSRDNPNLPLIDRWRAAVETLKGTSLRHGTALANGRLMSMKAGEIILGYLPTAGLHRMTVSAAAGKAVIDKALAEHFGRPVKLSFQDITADDTRATLSIAEQDAQSRSNHEKSTEGKVRGHPAVRAVLKFLGGEIEHIQVYEPERPSAVPTADTPDDSA; translated from the coding sequence ATGGCCGAGGCACAGCGCTTCGCCGAGCCGATGCGCTCGGGAACGGCCATTCCGGTCATGCCCCCCATGGCTCCGACCGGGCCCATCATGGACGACCTGCCGCCTTCGGCCGCGCGTCCGCTGTCGTTCCTGCGCAACGGTGGAGGCGCTGGCGCCACCGCGATGGCGGCCGCGTCGCCCTCGGCCGTCCCCGCCTACGCCGCCGAGGACCTGGTGCCCTCCGGCCCGCTCATGGACGGGTTGCCGCCGTCGGCCGCTCGCCCGCTCTCCTTCCTCCGCAAGGGCGGAGCCGCCCAGCCCGCGGCTCCCGCGGTGCCACCACAGGCTCCGGCCGGAGCCACGCCGCTGTCGCGAACCACCGAGCCCGCGCCCACGGTCCGCGTCACCAACGTGCGCAAGCCGGAGCCATCGGGGCCTTCCGAGCCCTCGGACTACGGAGAGGACGACGATTCGCGCTACTACCCGGAGGAGGCTTCGCCCGAGGGCTGTGCCTCCGGCGAGTGCATCCCCGACGCCGCCGAGTCCGCGCTCGACTCCGTCGCCGCGACGCCTGTCGCTGACACGGCCACCGTGCATGCTCCCGCCATCTTCGAGCCAGCACTCGGCTCCGTGGCCACAGCGTCCGCCGCGCTCGCGTCCGCCCCCGCCAGCCTCCCATCCGAGTCCGGCCCTATAACGGCTGCGCCCGCGTCCCTCGGGTCCACGCCCGGTTCCCTGGCCGCCACGCCCGCCGCGCTCGCGTCCGCCCCCGTGGCCGGCGCTGCCCATGCACCCACGTCCGGCAATGGGCTCCCCACCGCCGCACGCGCCCCCGCCTCCGCCCCACCCGCTGGGGCCCCGCGCGCCTTCGCGCCTGCTCCGCCCGCGGCGCCCGTCACCCGCGCCCCCGTCGCTCCGTCCGCACCGGACCTCGAGCCTGAACCGGAGCCAGAGCCCGCCGCGGCGCCGGCCCCAGTCGCGCGGAGCCGGGACAACCCCAACCTGCCCCTCATCGACCGGTGGCGGGCGGCGGTGGAGACCCTGAAGGGCACGTCCCTCCGTCACGGGACGGCGCTGGCCAACGGGCGCCTCATGTCCATGAAGGCGGGGGAAATCATCCTGGGCTACCTCCCCACGGCCGGCCTCCACCGGATGACGGTGTCCGCCGCCGCCGGCAAGGCCGTCATCGACAAGGCCCTGGCCGAGCACTTCGGCCGGCCGGTGAAGCTGTCCTTCCAGGACATCACCGCGGACGACACCCGGGCCACGCTGAGCATCGCCGAGCAGGACGCCCAGAGCCGCTCCAACCACGAGAAGAGCACGGAGGGCAAGGTTCGCGGCCACCCCGCCGTCCGCGCGGTGCTCAAGTTCCTGGGAGGCGAAATCGAGCACATCCAGGTCTACGAGCCCGAGCGCCCATCGGCCGTCCCGACGGCCGACACCCCGGACGACAGCGCCTGA
- the mglB gene encoding gliding-motility regulator GTPase-activating protein MglB has translation MGTQLVMYEEEFTKINAVCDRLTKDANAKVVFLVDKNGQLISSAGQTQNIDTTSLASLTAGNVAAMGGLAKLIGENEFPNQFHEGAKDSLYMTIVGSRVVLVVIFDNRTSLGLVRLRIKKASDELTKIFESLVKKTDSPGAGSPFAEISDDDIDNLFSE, from the coding sequence ATGGGCACGCAACTGGTGATGTACGAAGAGGAGTTCACCAAGATCAACGCCGTTTGCGACCGGTTGACCAAGGACGCGAACGCGAAGGTGGTCTTCCTCGTCGACAAGAACGGGCAGCTCATCTCCTCGGCCGGTCAGACGCAGAACATCGACACCACCTCGCTGGCCTCGCTGACGGCCGGCAACGTGGCCGCGATGGGCGGACTCGCCAAGCTGATCGGTGAGAACGAGTTCCCCAACCAGTTCCATGAGGGCGCGAAGGACTCGCTCTACATGACCATCGTCGGCAGCCGGGTGGTGCTGGTCGTCATCTTCGACAACCGCACCAGCCTGGGTCTCGTCCGCCTTCGCATCAAGAAGGCCAGCGACGAGCTCACGAAGATCTTCGAGAGCCTGGTGAAGAAGACCGACAGTCCGGGAGCCGGGTCGCCCTTCGCCGAGATCTCCGACGACGATATCGACAACCTCTTCAGCGAGTAA
- a CDS encoding MSCRAMM family protein, giving the protein MLASPLSARAEQVAEHATLRLRYGMALRNGQQSDVGPGLTYEGLTPNDLAAVGTGWVGPWLGAWAGVQREAFDLKEGALRITGGSLLRASVGPRARLFLGPVRAEVGAGYGFAQLPLFGSSSEPVLARGVRHAALVSGRLLVPLFAGLKLEARGELPVTLAARDASGTEAEATGFSAGGALLVPLKSAARWGGTLVLDFQHVQDTVTLADGTRSEQRLRRVGAALEFSWNDSAPVAPPPPPARVPAGSLSVRVLDAESGAPLPGARVVLGDVERVADAQGLVEAELPPGEVAARVSAEGYAPGEARATVEDGGRAALEVRAQKLPPPTGALRVTVVNSQTGVPLPGVRVAVGAREVRTDMMGQARVKDLAPGPVAVTVKSPGFRPAEEAAIVVAGQEAALSVPLASERKSGPATLTGQVRSTRGGKPLAATLRIPLAKVRTRADTKGAFNVRVKGGTYRITISAPGHLSQTKSVKLRDGEQAIFNVDLFPRQKR; this is encoded by the coding sequence GTGCTGGCCTCCCCGCTGTCCGCCCGGGCGGAGCAGGTGGCCGAGCACGCCACGCTGCGCCTGCGCTACGGCATGGCCCTGCGGAACGGGCAGCAGTCGGATGTAGGGCCGGGGCTCACCTATGAGGGGCTCACGCCGAACGACCTGGCGGCGGTGGGCACGGGGTGGGTGGGGCCGTGGCTGGGCGCGTGGGCGGGCGTGCAGCGCGAGGCGTTCGATTTGAAGGAGGGCGCGCTGCGGATCACCGGCGGCAGCCTGCTGCGCGCGTCGGTGGGCCCTCGGGCGCGCCTGTTCCTCGGGCCGGTGCGGGCGGAGGTGGGCGCGGGGTACGGCTTCGCGCAGCTGCCGCTCTTCGGAAGCTCGTCGGAGCCGGTGCTGGCGCGGGGCGTGCGGCACGCGGCGCTGGTGAGCGGGCGCTTGTTGGTGCCGCTGTTCGCGGGGCTGAAGCTGGAGGCACGCGGCGAGCTGCCGGTGACGCTGGCGGCGAGAGATGCGTCGGGCACGGAGGCGGAGGCGACGGGCTTCTCGGCGGGAGGCGCGCTGCTGGTGCCGCTGAAGAGCGCGGCGCGGTGGGGCGGCACGCTGGTGCTGGACTTCCAGCACGTGCAGGACACGGTGACGCTGGCGGACGGGACGCGCTCGGAGCAGCGGCTGCGCCGGGTGGGCGCGGCGCTGGAGTTCTCCTGGAATGACTCCGCGCCCGTGGCGCCACCACCGCCTCCGGCGCGCGTGCCGGCGGGGTCGCTGTCGGTGCGGGTGCTGGACGCGGAGTCGGGCGCGCCGCTGCCGGGCGCGCGGGTGGTGCTGGGCGACGTGGAGCGCGTGGCGGACGCCCAGGGCCTCGTGGAGGCGGAGCTGCCCCCGGGCGAGGTGGCCGCGCGGGTGAGCGCGGAGGGCTATGCGCCCGGCGAGGCACGGGCCACCGTGGAGGACGGCGGGCGCGCGGCGCTGGAGGTGCGTGCGCAAAAGCTTCCTCCGCCCACGGGCGCGCTGCGGGTGACGGTGGTGAACTCGCAGACGGGCGTGCCGCTGCCGGGCGTGCGCGTGGCGGTGGGCGCGAGGGAGGTGCGCACGGACATGATGGGGCAGGCGCGGGTGAAGGACCTGGCGCCAGGGCCGGTGGCGGTGACGGTGAAGTCCCCGGGCTTCCGTCCGGCGGAGGAGGCGGCCATCGTCGTCGCGGGGCAGGAGGCGGCGCTGTCGGTGCCGCTCGCGTCGGAGCGCAAGAGCGGCCCGGCCACCCTCACCGGACAGGTGCGCAGCACGCGGGGCGGCAAGCCGCTGGCGGCCACGCTCCGCATTCCCCTGGCGAAGGTGCGCACGCGAGCGGACACGAAGGGCGCCTTCAACGTCCGGGTGAAGGGCGGCACCTACCGCATCACCATCTCCGCCCCCGGGCACCTGTCGCAGACGAAGAGCGTCAAGCTGCGTGACGGCGAGCAGGCCATCTTCAACGTCGATCTCTTCCCGAGGCAGAAACGGTGA
- a CDS encoding protein kinase domain-containing protein: MVPPQTTRPVPEVAAPPLLRPYGQYVLVRKLAEGGMAEIFLAKLLGADNFERNVVIKRMLPHLSNIPDFVEMFRDEARLAAKLSHPNIVQIQELGFTEGCYYICMEYLAGEDFSTTLRVAGRRRQYVPFPVVLRVLIDAAQGLHYAHEFCNESGQPLNIVHRDISPSNLYLTYQGQVKVLDFGIAKAESRLANTRTGVVKGKYMYMAPEQAQGKEVDRRADVFALGVSLYEALTHVRPFSRDNDLAVLNALLQGDFKRPRELRADLPEELEAIILKAMAYKPEERYPTAEAFAEALEAFLGENLSSAGTSHLGAFLRGHFGEERVTERTRIPTLATLTATHGTEGSPVQAPGMEKPPTNVYGGQNPQGAEAAVAQGPMRPAQAPAVHAVSGEAAGSRVSATSAPSGARRWRNIAIGLAGGLLLAGAAVVGYTTVRKVEASPSIVHTPVEEVRGQGTPTPVAVTGTASPAGSAPDGAAPAVATGSAPEVGAMAAEPGTPAPTGVAGAAATDAQVGTPAPSGAAGMVATAASAGSDSTEEVAVPTGKSIPEPRTSAKKLVTLGIDDIQRVVSRGRARITSCFERFKADLPSTQGEVQVQLTIASSGKVQAGTRGPLASSGVGRCLETQTERLRFPAHRDQEVTVVMPFSWRVTQ; this comes from the coding sequence ATGGTTCCCCCCCAGACGACCCGACCCGTTCCCGAGGTCGCCGCCCCACCCCTGCTCCGCCCCTATGGCCAGTACGTGCTGGTGCGGAAGCTGGCCGAGGGCGGCATGGCGGAAATCTTCCTGGCCAAGCTGCTGGGCGCCGACAACTTCGAGCGCAACGTCGTCATCAAGCGCATGTTGCCGCACCTGTCGAACATCCCCGACTTCGTGGAGATGTTCCGCGACGAGGCGCGGCTGGCGGCGAAGCTGTCCCACCCCAACATCGTGCAGATTCAGGAGCTCGGCTTCACCGAGGGCTGCTACTACATCTGCATGGAGTACCTCGCGGGCGAGGACTTCTCCACGACGCTGCGGGTGGCGGGACGGCGGCGGCAGTACGTGCCCTTCCCCGTGGTGCTGCGGGTGCTCATCGACGCGGCGCAGGGGCTGCACTACGCCCACGAGTTCTGCAACGAGTCCGGGCAGCCGCTGAACATCGTCCACCGCGACATCTCTCCCTCCAACCTGTACCTGACGTACCAGGGGCAGGTGAAGGTGCTGGACTTCGGCATCGCCAAGGCCGAGTCCAGGCTCGCCAACACGCGCACCGGCGTGGTGAAGGGCAAGTACATGTACATGGCGCCGGAGCAGGCGCAGGGGAAGGAGGTGGACCGGCGCGCGGACGTCTTCGCGCTGGGAGTGAGCCTGTACGAGGCGCTCACCCACGTGCGGCCCTTCTCGCGGGACAACGACCTGGCGGTGCTCAACGCGCTGCTGCAGGGCGACTTCAAGCGCCCGCGCGAGCTGCGGGCGGACCTGCCCGAGGAGCTGGAGGCCATCATCCTCAAGGCCATGGCCTACAAGCCCGAGGAGCGCTACCCCACCGCGGAGGCGTTCGCGGAGGCGCTGGAGGCGTTCCTCGGGGAGAACCTGAGCTCCGCTGGCACCTCGCACCTGGGCGCCTTCCTGCGCGGCCACTTCGGCGAGGAGCGCGTCACCGAGCGCACCCGCATCCCCACGCTGGCCACCCTCACCGCCACGCACGGCACGGAGGGCTCGCCCGTGCAGGCGCCGGGGATGGAGAAGCCGCCGACGAACGTGTACGGCGGCCAGAATCCCCAGGGCGCGGAGGCCGCGGTGGCCCAGGGGCCGATGAGGCCGGCCCAGGCTCCTGCCGTGCATGCCGTTAGTGGCGAGGCGGCCGGGTCGCGGGTGTCCGCCACGTCCGCCCCCTCCGGTGCCCGGCGCTGGCGCAATATCGCCATCGGGCTCGCGGGAGGGCTGCTGCTCGCCGGTGCGGCCGTCGTCGGCTACACCACCGTGCGGAAGGTCGAGGCGTCTCCGTCCATCGTCCACACGCCCGTGGAAGAGGTGAGGGGACAGGGCACCCCGACTCCCGTGGCGGTGACTGGGACGGCCTCGCCGGCCGGAAGCGCTCCGGACGGTGCGGCGCCTGCCGTGGCCACGGGCAGCGCGCCCGAGGTCGGCGCGATGGCCGCGGAGCCTGGGACTCCGGCTCCCACGGGCGTCGCGGGAGCGGCGGCCACCGACGCGCAGGTGGGAACTCCGGCTCCCTCGGGCGCCGCGGGGATGGTGGCTACTGCCGCGTCAGCGGGCTCGGACTCGACAGAGGAGGTCGCGGTGCCGACCGGCAAGTCCATTCCGGAGCCGCGCACCTCCGCGAAGAAGCTGGTGACGCTGGGCATCGACGACATCCAGCGGGTGGTGTCGCGCGGGCGGGCCCGCATCACCTCGTGCTTCGAGCGCTTCAAGGCGGACCTGCCGTCGACGCAGGGCGAGGTGCAGGTGCAGCTCACCATCGCCTCGTCGGGCAAGGTGCAGGCGGGGACGCGAGGGCCACTGGCCTCGTCGGGCGTGGGCCGCTGCCTGGAGACGCAGACGGAGCGGCTGCGCTTCCCGGCCCACAGGGACCAGGAAGTGACGGTGGTGATGCCCTTCTCGTGGCGGGTGACGCAGTAG
- a CDS encoding FecR domain-containing protein: protein MSFPRPWFLALLLLASGCDEDAATPPATPPVAAAPTPDAGPGAELGRLEGLSGEVRLERGGTPVPAAEGPLYEGDAVETGVGGAATVRFPDGRSVEVGPDARFAMGKDSGGIVMQVERGIVLSRVPAVPRAGSAGTKVTLSILTPFGLTRVGSDAPSEVRVAVAEDAGSVEVRLGAIEFVGKDGQQLRATEGESVAVAGGKVEVVRAPRVVELAPIPVTVRLGAGRAEVRPQGTVRWRPVKKQGEVLAPGDGVRTRPGGTAVLALEGSSSVLSLGSGTELVLESAGQGGNTDEARVDLRQGGLGLQLAPGRTSRVVLPGLSLEGNGAAGVEVRRTAGGYLVDAFTGQVTLVRGASRQPLRAGERARLEGESGTARVEPLSQAALVLGPGAGAEVFHQGLSEVALTWEGEGEAVVEVALDAGFTRPVVAGTVFQPFVNVSAPSRGVLHWRVRRKDGTEVAKGSAAFAPERLSRDLDRVRNVVPEGPEKTTIFYQDKPPAVTFTYGEEASAASYRVAVYRVGALGTPVAERTVPDTRAALDAGALGEGSYLWSVTPLSASGAQLKGGRMNKLELVYDNSVPMLVVTSPRNGTRAGDKVRATGVAPVDARLSINGRPVPLDGKHRFSTWVEPLGTPPLLVFKMSRPGAPEVYTVRTLRQRGP, encoded by the coding sequence GTGAGCTTCCCGCGCCCCTGGTTCCTGGCCCTCCTGCTCCTCGCCTCGGGGTGCGACGAGGACGCGGCCACGCCGCCAGCGACGCCGCCCGTGGCCGCCGCCCCCACGCCCGACGCGGGCCCGGGGGCGGAGCTGGGGCGCCTGGAGGGCCTGTCCGGCGAGGTGCGGCTGGAGCGCGGGGGCACGCCAGTCCCCGCCGCCGAAGGGCCTCTGTATGAAGGTGACGCGGTGGAGACGGGCGTCGGAGGCGCGGCCACGGTGCGCTTCCCGGATGGGCGCTCGGTGGAGGTGGGCCCGGACGCACGCTTCGCCATGGGGAAGGACTCGGGCGGCATCGTCATGCAGGTGGAGCGCGGCATCGTCCTGTCGCGCGTGCCCGCGGTGCCGCGCGCCGGGAGCGCGGGGACGAAGGTGACGCTGAGCATCCTCACGCCCTTCGGTCTCACCCGCGTGGGCTCGGATGCGCCCAGCGAGGTGCGCGTGGCGGTGGCGGAGGACGCGGGCAGCGTGGAGGTGCGGCTGGGCGCCATCGAGTTCGTGGGCAAGGACGGTCAGCAGCTCCGCGCCACGGAGGGCGAGTCCGTGGCGGTGGCGGGTGGCAAGGTGGAGGTGGTGCGCGCGCCGCGCGTGGTGGAGCTGGCGCCGATTCCGGTGACGGTGCGCCTGGGCGCGGGCCGCGCGGAGGTGCGTCCCCAGGGGACGGTGCGCTGGCGGCCGGTGAAGAAGCAGGGCGAGGTGCTGGCGCCGGGAGACGGCGTGCGCACGCGTCCTGGCGGCACGGCGGTGCTGGCGCTGGAGGGCTCGTCCTCCGTGCTGTCGCTGGGCTCGGGCACGGAGCTGGTGCTGGAGTCGGCGGGGCAGGGCGGCAACACGGACGAGGCGCGGGTGGACCTGCGGCAGGGCGGGCTGGGACTCCAGCTGGCGCCGGGCCGCACCAGCCGCGTGGTGCTGCCGGGGCTGAGTCTGGAGGGCAACGGCGCGGCGGGGGTGGAGGTGCGGCGCACGGCGGGTGGCTACCTCGTGGACGCCTTCACCGGGCAGGTGACGCTGGTGCGAGGCGCGTCGAGGCAGCCCCTGCGCGCGGGCGAGCGCGCCAGGCTGGAGGGCGAGTCGGGCACCGCCCGCGTGGAGCCGCTCTCGCAGGCGGCGCTGGTCCTGGGGCCGGGCGCCGGCGCGGAGGTGTTCCACCAGGGGCTGTCCGAGGTGGCACTCACCTGGGAGGGCGAGGGTGAGGCGGTGGTGGAGGTGGCGCTGGATGCCGGCTTCACGCGCCCGGTGGTGGCGGGGACGGTGTTCCAGCCCTTCGTCAACGTGTCGGCGCCCTCGCGCGGCGTGCTCCACTGGCGGGTGCGCCGCAAGGACGGGACGGAGGTGGCGAAGGGCAGCGCGGCCTTCGCGCCGGAGCGCCTGTCGCGCGACCTGGACCGGGTGCGCAACGTGGTGCCGGAGGGGCCGGAGAAGACGACCATCTTCTACCAGGACAAGCCTCCGGCCGTGACTTTCACCTATGGCGAGGAGGCCTCGGCGGCGAGCTACCGCGTGGCGGTGTACCGCGTGGGCGCGCTGGGCACGCCGGTGGCGGAGCGCACCGTTCCGGACACGCGCGCCGCGCTGGACGCGGGGGCGCTGGGAGAGGGCAGCTACCTGTGGTCCGTCACGCCGTTGTCGGCCTCGGGAGCACAGCTGAAGGGCGGGCGGATGAACAAGCTGGAGCTGGTCTACGACAACTCGGTGCCGATGCTGGTGGTGACGTCGCCTCGCAACGGCACGCGGGCCGGGGACAAGGTGCGGGCCACCGGGGTGGCGCCGGTGGACGCCCGCCTGTCCATCAATGGACGTCCGGTGCCGCTGGATGGCAAACACCGCTTCAGCACATGGGTGGAGCCGTTGGGCACACCCCCGCTGCTGGTGTTTAAGATGAGCCGACCCGGTGCCCCGGAGGTGTACACGGTGCGCACCCTGAGACAGCGAGGGCCGTGA
- a CDS encoding YbaB/EbfC family nucleoid-associated protein: MPGVDLNYFIRQANKLTEKIEERKQQLAEETVEAKAGEGRVTVVANGIQEIRSIKIDKSAIDPNDTSMLEDLITAAVNAALTSSRQHMQRELAKISGGIKIPGVT, translated from the coding sequence ATGCCTGGCGTCGACCTGAACTACTTCATCCGGCAGGCGAACAAGCTGACGGAGAAGATTGAAGAGCGGAAGCAGCAGCTGGCGGAGGAGACCGTCGAGGCCAAGGCCGGCGAAGGCCGCGTCACCGTGGTCGCCAACGGCATCCAGGAGATCCGCAGCATCAAGATCGACAAGTCCGCCATCGACCCCAACGACACGTCGATGCTCGAGGACCTCATCACCGCCGCGGTGAACGCTGCCCTGACGAGCAGCCGTCAGCACATGCAGCGCGAGCTCGCGAAAATCTCCGGCGGCATCAAGATCCCCGGCGTTACCTGA
- the mglA gene encoding gliding-motility regulator Ras-like GTPase MglA codes for MSFINYSSREINCKIVYYGPGLCGKTTNLQYIYNKTAAETKGKLISLSTETDRTLFFDFLPLSLGEIRGFKTRFHLYTVPGQVFYDASRKLILKGVDGVVFVADSQIERMEANMESIENLRVNLAEQGYDLNKIPYVVQYNKRDLPNAVTVEEMRKALNPRNIPEYQAVAPTGVGVFDTLKAVAKLVLTELKKGG; via the coding sequence ATGTCCTTCATCAACTACTCATCCCGCGAAATCAACTGCAAGATTGTCTATTACGGCCCCGGTCTCTGCGGGAAGACGACCAACCTCCAGTACATCTACAACAAGACCGCCGCCGAGACGAAGGGCAAGCTCATCTCCCTCTCCACGGAGACGGACCGCACGCTCTTCTTCGACTTCCTCCCGCTGTCGCTCGGAGAGATTCGCGGCTTCAAGACCCGCTTCCACCTGTACACGGTGCCCGGTCAGGTCTTCTACGACGCCAGCCGCAAGCTCATCCTCAAGGGCGTGGACGGCGTGGTCTTCGTCGCCGACAGTCAGATCGAGCGCATGGAGGCCAACATGGAGTCGATTGAGAACCTCCGTGTGAACCTCGCCGAGCAGGGCTACGACCTGAACAAGATTCCGTACGTGGTCCAGTACAACAAGCGGGATCTGCCCAACGCGGTGACGGTCGAGGAGATGCGCAAGGCGCTCAACCCGCGCAACATCCCCGAGTACCAGGCCGTGGCTCCCACGGGCGTCGGCGTGTTCGACACCCTCAAGGCCGTGGCGAAGCTGGTCCTCACGGAGCTCAAGAAGGGCGGCTGA